The following coding sequences lie in one Xanthomonas hyacinthi genomic window:
- a CDS encoding TonB-dependent receptor plug domain-containing protein has protein sequence MRDVRLPSPPPASACRDRRGHGRTLLCAAIGMALLAALPAAAQEAATVRDTATAAADGSDSAADAKTLDSVVVTGSRIRRNDALDGPTPLTVIGAEQIRAAGYTEIADVVNQLPSLALTQTSQTSNLAGNPGINALDLRGMGTQRTLVLVDGRRQVPAIPGTSAVDVSNIPSSLVERVEVITGGASALYGADAVTGVANFILKKDFQGLDASARYGISSRGDMRSSSVDALFGHNFADNRGNLTVYGFYEREPDAVSGQDRPWTASGYPMYTRNNRNQRYWISDNNRNINNAEDAQLILGGRHYAMTADGQLRDPVLGPGGYVNAGTVSLANPTDALGSLLSDGGEYGGRYDSYYLSVPSDRFSSRATFNFDVGDSLRLFVNLGYSQNQSQSAWRALSAFGSEAVPADSPFITDEMRAANGGTITDGVYFARHFDAELGQGHSEYRRQLLQGVVGVEGDFSLGARAWNYSAYYSYGRTRQRNRDIDTVAYPRYYLAVDSTAAADGSAVCRSTLSDPGNGCVPLNPFKRLTTQEIGYLRYDTDWATTTLTQQVLSAYASGGIFDLPGGEVQIVFGGEYRKERNDIGTIAQYDPANPAYDAMLGTTQLPLSGQYDVKEVYSELHLPLLAGKPFAERLAVDAAVRVSDYNTAGRTVTNKFGIDWSPIRDITLRGTYGKAVRAPNIGELYTASSIGGLWITDPCNTYNLNYRTDRSQYTAANCAQLNPSDKSTYWLYRDIITKGNLELGNETAKTRTIGVVLRPRFLRDVSLSVDYYNIDLRGAIDSFPAQTIINKCVDAPTLDNQFCSFVSRDADGNLLNVVTQKLNLSRYLTRGVDFAAQYRYDLAERWGQNAGALSFDLNYTHLIRQDYTLDPDQPDEVTRFAGVFGSPSWKGVLRSTWSNAHAGATWSLRHFSKMRNSTEITDTDYQKVWTGNVFYSDVSGYYRLKSGLELFGGVSNLFDRAPPRVPGAEAGGANFELGYHAGVYDVIGRMYYGGIRLAL, from the coding sequence ATGCGCGACGTTCGCTTGCCTTCCCCACCTCCGGCCTCCGCCTGTCGCGATCGACGCGGACACGGGCGCACGCTGCTGTGCGCTGCGATCGGCATGGCGCTGCTCGCGGCGTTGCCGGCGGCGGCGCAGGAGGCGGCCACCGTGCGCGATACCGCCACCGCGGCCGCCGATGGCAGCGACAGCGCCGCCGACGCCAAGACCCTGGACAGCGTGGTCGTCACCGGTTCGCGCATCCGCCGCAACGATGCGCTGGACGGCCCCACGCCGCTGACCGTGATTGGCGCCGAGCAGATCCGCGCGGCCGGCTATACCGAGATCGCCGACGTGGTCAATCAACTGCCGAGCCTGGCGCTGACCCAGACCAGCCAGACCAGCAACCTGGCCGGCAATCCCGGCATCAACGCGCTGGACCTGCGCGGCATGGGCACCCAGCGCACCCTGGTGCTGGTCGACGGCCGCCGCCAGGTGCCGGCGATCCCGGGCACCTCGGCGGTGGACGTGAGCAATATTCCTTCCAGCCTGGTCGAACGGGTGGAAGTCATCACCGGCGGCGCCTCGGCGCTGTACGGCGCCGACGCGGTCACCGGCGTGGCCAACTTCATCCTGAAGAAGGATTTCCAGGGCCTGGACGCCAGCGCGCGCTACGGCATCTCCAGCCGCGGCGACATGCGCAGCAGCAGCGTCGATGCGCTGTTCGGGCACAACTTCGCCGACAACCGCGGCAACCTCACCGTCTACGGCTTCTACGAGCGCGAACCCGACGCGGTCTCCGGCCAGGACCGGCCGTGGACCGCCAGCGGCTACCCGATGTACACGCGCAACAACCGCAACCAGCGCTACTGGATCTCCGACAACAACCGCAACATCAACAACGCCGAGGACGCGCAGCTGATCCTGGGCGGACGCCACTACGCGATGACCGCCGATGGCCAGCTGCGCGACCCTGTGCTCGGCCCGGGCGGCTACGTCAACGCCGGGACGGTGAGCCTGGCCAATCCAACCGACGCGCTGGGCAGCCTGCTCAGCGACGGCGGCGAGTACGGCGGCCGCTACGACTCGTATTATCTGTCGGTGCCGTCGGACCGCTTCTCCAGCCGCGCCACGTTCAACTTCGATGTCGGCGACAGCCTGCGCCTGTTCGTCAACCTCGGCTACTCGCAGAACCAATCGCAATCGGCCTGGCGCGCGCTGAGCGCGTTCGGCAGCGAGGCGGTGCCGGCCGACAGCCCGTTCATCACCGACGAGATGCGCGCGGCCAACGGCGGCACGATCACCGACGGGGTCTACTTCGCGCGGCACTTCGACGCGGAGCTGGGGCAGGGCCACAGCGAATATCGGCGCCAGTTGTTGCAGGGCGTGGTCGGCGTGGAAGGCGATTTCAGCCTGGGCGCGCGCGCCTGGAACTATTCGGCGTACTACTCCTACGGCCGCACCCGGCAGCGCAACCGCGACATCGATACGGTGGCCTATCCCCGCTATTACCTGGCGGTCGATTCCACCGCCGCCGCCGACGGCAGCGCGGTCTGCCGCAGCACGCTCAGCGATCCTGGCAACGGCTGCGTGCCGTTGAATCCGTTCAAGCGGCTGACCACGCAGGAGATCGGCTACCTCCGCTACGACACGGACTGGGCCACCACCACGCTGACCCAGCAGGTGCTGTCGGCCTATGCGTCCGGCGGCATCTTCGACCTGCCCGGCGGCGAGGTGCAGATCGTGTTCGGCGGGGAGTACCGCAAGGAGCGCAACGACATCGGGACGATCGCCCAGTACGATCCGGCCAACCCGGCCTACGACGCCATGCTGGGCACTACCCAGCTGCCACTGAGCGGGCAGTACGACGTCAAGGAGGTGTATAGCGAACTGCATCTGCCGCTACTGGCGGGCAAGCCCTTTGCCGAGCGCCTGGCAGTGGATGCGGCGGTGCGCGTGTCCGATTACAACACTGCCGGCCGCACCGTCACCAACAAGTTCGGCATCGACTGGTCGCCGATCCGCGACATCACCCTGCGCGGCACCTACGGCAAGGCGGTGCGCGCGCCCAACATCGGCGAACTGTACACCGCCAGCAGCATCGGCGGGCTGTGGATCACCGATCCGTGCAACACCTACAATTTGAACTACCGCACCGACCGCAGCCAGTACACCGCGGCCAACTGCGCGCAGCTCAATCCCTCCGACAAGAGCACCTACTGGCTGTACCGCGACATCATCACCAAGGGCAACCTGGAGCTGGGCAACGAGACCGCCAAGACCCGGACCATCGGCGTGGTGCTGCGGCCGCGCTTCCTGCGCGACGTCTCGCTGTCGGTGGACTACTACAATATCGATCTGCGCGGGGCGATCGATTCGTTCCCGGCGCAGACCATCATCAACAAGTGCGTGGACGCGCCGACCCTGGACAACCAGTTCTGCTCCTTCGTCAGTCGCGACGCCGACGGCAACCTGCTCAACGTGGTCACGCAGAAGCTCAACCTGTCGCGCTACCTGACCCGCGGCGTCGACTTCGCCGCGCAGTACCGCTACGACCTGGCCGAGCGCTGGGGCCAGAATGCCGGCGCGCTGTCGTTCGACCTGAACTACACGCACCTGATCCGCCAGGACTACACGCTGGATCCGGACCAGCCGGACGAGGTCACCCGTTTCGCCGGCGTGTTCGGCTCGCCGTCCTGGAAGGGCGTGCTGCGCAGCACCTGGTCCAATGCGCATGCCGGCGCGACCTGGTCGCTGCGGCACTTCTCCAAGATGCGCAACAGCACCGAGATCACCGACACCGACTACCAGAAGGTGTGGACCGGCAACGTGTTCTACAGCGACGTGTCCGGCTACTACCGGCTCAAGTCGGGACTGGAGCTGTTCGGCGGGGTCAGCAACCTGTTCGATCGCGCGCCGCCGCGGGTGCCGGGGGCGGAGGCGGGCGGCGCCAATTTCGAACTGGGCTATCACGCCGGCGTGTACGACGTGATCGGTCGCATGTACTACGGCGGGATCCGCCTGGCGCTGTGA
- a CDS encoding S9 family peptidase yields the protein MKTDRNGRRVAALGALLLAVVALAPCALAAPSADDYQRAQALSQRYEALVDRQPSQPLWLDAGHFLYRRSLARAGAAPAIEYRRVAVDGGRNELAFDHARLAAAMSAVSGKPVDATALQLSEVKLDAHRLAFESDRVRWHCDLPQYRCTRTEMGALPPDSYDMSIPLKQGAAYAQASPDGRWRAWVEAGNVVVAPAGGGTPVALSRDGSAAEYYAADSLAWSPDSTRLVAYRIKPAPLRTVHYIESAPPDQLQPKLHQQIYAKPGDPLPVLQPVLFDLASRQAKAVPAGLFPNAFALSWPQWRSDGSGFTFEYNERGHQRYRVIEADGRSAQARALIEETSPTFIEYSNLSGTHEGGGKRYRHDFADGARTLWASERDGWEQLYLYATRSGGAPRQVTRGEWVVRKVERVDEAAQQIYFIASGMTPGEDPYYRHAYRIGLDGSELTALTPAQADHEVVLSPDGRWLLDLYSRVDLGPVLELRRSDDGALARQVERTDLSRLRAAGWVPPLPFHAPGRDGKTEIWGVIHRPQAQADGQRYRVVENIYAGPHGAFVPKTFSARVPALTALGFAVAQIDGMGTNNRSRAFHDVAWRNLKDAGFPDRIAWHRAAAAQYPWYAIEQGVGIYGSSAGGQSALGGLLFHPEFYVAAVANSGCHDNRMDKIWWNEQWMGWPVGPWYSASSNVDNAWRLQGHLLLVTGDMDRNVDPASTLQVADRLIKAGKDFDLLVVPGGDHGAGGDYGRRRLADFFVRWLQQAPTPDWNRQAAASAPVAH from the coding sequence ATGAAGACGGATCGAAACGGGCGGCGCGTCGCGGCGCTGGGTGCGCTGCTGCTCGCAGTGGTGGCGCTGGCGCCATGCGCGCTGGCCGCGCCCAGCGCGGACGACTACCAGCGCGCGCAGGCGCTGAGCCAGCGCTACGAGGCGCTGGTCGATCGCCAGCCGTCGCAGCCGCTGTGGCTGGACGCCGGGCATTTCCTGTACCGGCGCTCGCTGGCGCGCGCCGGTGCCGCCCCGGCGATCGAGTACCGCCGGGTGGCGGTGGACGGCGGTCGCAACGAACTCGCCTTCGATCACGCGCGGCTGGCGGCGGCGATGTCCGCGGTTAGCGGCAAGCCGGTCGATGCGACGGCATTGCAGCTGTCCGAGGTGAAGCTGGATGCGCACCGGCTGGCCTTCGAGAGCGATCGGGTGCGCTGGCACTGCGACCTGCCGCAGTACCGTTGCACGCGCACCGAGATGGGCGCGTTGCCGCCCGATTCCTACGACATGAGCATCCCGCTGAAGCAGGGCGCGGCGTATGCGCAGGCGTCGCCGGACGGCAGGTGGCGGGCCTGGGTCGAGGCCGGCAACGTGGTGGTCGCGCCGGCCGGCGGCGGCACCCCGGTCGCGCTCAGCCGCGATGGCAGCGCCGCCGAGTACTACGCGGCGGACAGCCTCGCCTGGTCGCCGGATTCGACCCGGCTGGTCGCCTACCGCATCAAGCCGGCACCGCTGCGCACGGTGCACTACATCGAGTCGGCGCCGCCGGACCAGTTGCAGCCCAAGCTGCACCAGCAGATCTACGCCAAGCCCGGCGATCCGCTGCCGGTGCTGCAGCCGGTGCTGTTCGACCTGGCCTCGCGGCAGGCAAAGGCAGTGCCGGCAGGGCTGTTCCCGAATGCGTTCGCGCTGAGCTGGCCGCAGTGGCGCAGCGACGGCAGCGGCTTCACCTTCGAGTACAACGAACGCGGCCACCAGCGCTATCGCGTCATCGAGGCGGATGGGCGCAGCGCGCAGGCGCGCGCCCTGATCGAGGAAACCTCGCCGACCTTCATCGAGTATTCCAATCTCAGCGGCACCCACGAAGGCGGTGGCAAACGCTATCGCCACGATTTCGCCGATGGCGCGCGCACCCTGTGGGCCTCCGAGCGCGACGGCTGGGAGCAGCTGTACCTGTACGCCACGCGCAGCGGCGGTGCGCCGCGCCAGGTCACCCGCGGCGAGTGGGTGGTGCGCAAGGTCGAGCGCGTGGACGAGGCCGCGCAACAGATCTACTTCATCGCCTCGGGCATGACGCCCGGCGAGGATCCCTACTACCGTCACGCCTATCGCATCGGCCTGGACGGCAGCGAGCTGACCGCGCTGACCCCGGCGCAGGCCGACCATGAAGTCGTGCTGTCGCCCGACGGACGCTGGCTGCTCGACCTGTATTCGCGGGTGGACCTGGGGCCGGTGCTGGAACTGCGCCGCAGCGACGACGGGGCGCTGGCGCGGCAGGTCGAGCGCACCGACCTGAGCCGGCTGCGCGCGGCCGGCTGGGTGCCGCCGCTGCCGTTCCACGCGCCCGGCCGCGACGGCAAGACCGAGATCTGGGGCGTGATCCATCGGCCGCAGGCGCAAGCCGACGGGCAGCGCTACCGCGTGGTCGAGAACATCTACGCCGGGCCGCACGGCGCGTTCGTGCCCAAGACCTTCAGCGCGCGCGTGCCGGCGCTGACCGCGCTCGGCTTCGCCGTGGCGCAGATCGACGGCATGGGCACCAACAACCGTTCGCGCGCGTTCCACGACGTGGCCTGGCGCAACCTCAAGGACGCCGGGTTCCCCGATCGCATCGCCTGGCACCGCGCGGCGGCGGCGCAGTATCCGTGGTACGCGATCGAGCAGGGCGTGGGCATCTACGGCAGCTCCGCCGGTGGCCAGAGCGCGCTCGGCGGCTTGCTGTTCCATCCGGAGTTCTACGTCGCCGCGGTGGCCAATTCCGGCTGCCACGACAACCGCATGGACAAGATCTGGTGGAACGAGCAATGGATGGGCTGGCCGGTCGGGCCGTGGTATTCGGCTTCGTCCAATGTCGACAACGCCTGGCGCCTGCAAGGGCATCTGCTGCTGGTGACCGGCGACATGGATCGGAACGTGGATCCGGCCAGCACCTTGCAGGTCGCCGATCGGCTGATCAAGGCCGGCAAGGACTTCGATCTGCTGGTGGTGCCCGGCGGCGACCATGGCGCCGGCGGCGACTACGGCCGGCGCCGGTTGGCGGACTTCTTCGTGCGCTGGCTGCAGCAGGCACCGACGCCGGACTGGAACCGGCAAGCGGCGGCATCGGCGCCTGTCGCGCACTGA
- a CDS encoding family 43 glycosylhydrolase: protein MSLYRAAQRAARVGTCLLLALAVAGAQAAPLLARSVHSAGNPILADGRDYSADPAPLVADGKLYIIAGRDEAPPDVNDFVIQRWQMLVTDNVGSGNWTHYPSLLRPEQVFAWAAAGRAYAAQIVQGPDRRYYLYAPVEEKHSPNADPFAIGVAVADSPLGPWRDAHPQGPILSQSLPVRNTIQNIDPTVLVDDDGRVYLYWGTFGKLFGIELERDMVTPKGAAVAVTTLDGYFEAPWLFKRNGTYYMAYAGNRAGPDSDCTPTLYHACIAYGSAPSPLGPWTYRGVILPPVSSTTSHSGIVQFKGQWYLVYHTADAKGGGHFRRSVAIDRLDWDDTQRPARIRPVLATRAPQPSVPLQRNVARYAHASASNGPDIPHQYWIAALNDGVVKRNPLPPQMWGSWNAHNPPQQWIQYSWAQPLTLQRSRIVFWADHPPGANEGVAPPARWHLEYRKDGQWLPLAQAVGAAVAGRVQTLRFAPVTTRCVRAVFDASGGDGGYAALAVQEWEMWATRAQRLAQAGVADAQRCDTL from the coding sequence ATGAGCCTGTATCGCGCAGCGCAGCGTGCCGCACGCGTCGGCACCTGCCTGCTGTTGGCGCTCGCCGTTGCCGGAGCGCAGGCGGCACCGTTGCTCGCGCGCAGCGTGCACAGCGCCGGCAATCCGATCCTGGCCGACGGCCGCGACTATTCCGCCGATCCGGCGCCGCTGGTCGCCGACGGCAAGCTGTACATCATCGCCGGCCGCGACGAGGCGCCGCCCGACGTCAACGACTTCGTGATCCAGCGCTGGCAAATGCTGGTGACCGACAATGTCGGCAGCGGCAACTGGACCCACTACCCATCGTTGCTGCGCCCCGAGCAGGTGTTCGCCTGGGCCGCCGCGGGCCGCGCCTATGCCGCGCAGATCGTGCAGGGGCCGGACCGGCGCTATTACCTGTACGCGCCGGTCGAAGAAAAACACTCGCCCAACGCCGATCCGTTCGCGATCGGCGTGGCGGTCGCCGACAGTCCGTTGGGGCCGTGGCGCGACGCGCACCCGCAAGGGCCGATCCTGTCGCAGTCGTTGCCGGTCAGGAACACGATCCAGAACATCGACCCGACCGTGCTGGTCGACGACGACGGCCGCGTGTATCTGTACTGGGGCACCTTCGGCAAGCTGTTCGGCATCGAGCTGGAGCGCGACATGGTCACGCCCAAGGGCGCGGCGGTGGCGGTGACCACGCTGGACGGCTATTTCGAAGCGCCATGGCTGTTCAAGCGCAATGGCACCTACTACATGGCCTATGCCGGCAACCGCGCCGGGCCGGACTCGGACTGCACGCCGACGCTGTATCACGCCTGCATCGCCTACGGCAGCGCGCCGTCGCCGCTGGGGCCGTGGACCTACCGCGGGGTGATCCTGCCGCCGGTGTCCTCCACCACCTCGCATTCGGGCATCGTGCAATTCAAGGGCCAGTGGTATCTGGTCTATCACACCGCCGATGCCAAGGGCGGCGGCCACTTCCGCCGCAGCGTGGCGATCGACCGGCTGGACTGGGACGACACGCAGCGGCCGGCACGCATTCGCCCGGTGCTGGCCACGCGCGCGCCGCAGCCGTCGGTGCCGCTGCAGCGCAACGTCGCCCGCTACGCCCATGCCAGCGCTTCCAACGGCCCGGACATCCCGCATCAGTACTGGATCGCCGCGCTCAACGACGGCGTGGTCAAGCGCAATCCGCTGCCGCCGCAGATGTGGGGCAGCTGGAATGCGCACAATCCGCCGCAGCAGTGGATCCAGTACAGCTGGGCGCAGCCGCTGACGCTGCAGCGCAGCCGCATCGTGTTCTGGGCCGACCATCCGCCCGGCGCCAACGAAGGCGTGGCGCCGCCGGCGCGCTGGCATCTGGAATACCGCAAGGACGGGCAGTGGCTGCCGCTGGCGCAGGCTGTGGGCGCTGCGGTCGCGGGCCGGGTGCAGACGCTGCGTTTCGCGCCGGTGACCACGCGCTGCGTGCGCGCGGTGTTCGATGCCTCCGGCGGCGACGGCGGCTATGCCGCGCTGGCGGTGCAGGAATGGGAAATGTGGGCCACGCGCGCGCAGCGCCTGGCCCAGGCCGGCGTTGCGGATGCGCAGCGCTGCGACACGCTTTGA